One window from the genome of Micromonospora aurantiaca ATCC 27029 encodes:
- a CDS encoding DUF6882 domain-containing protein — MPTFDRLFAEHVGTGLARQMALADLLGERDWQLDVPDGIATFGTDLRYRVQLLGTESHDDGTWLWAWANEASNLPPALLHLAGWLREYGHRQGVAELTEPTFPLQRADGHRLALLASGLTGRCYYRGPYDGGAVFFHLDDAPPQITAPVRPERALTVLTQVLQSFPVEHRVAVESFLHQQGWRLDRAPMSVTAQDRGGSVLRVEFDAMGRVSNLSGTVSP, encoded by the coding sequence ATGCCGACGTTTGATCGACTCTTCGCCGAACATGTCGGCACCGGCCTGGCCCGCCAGATGGCGCTGGCCGACCTGCTCGGCGAGCGCGACTGGCAGCTCGACGTGCCCGACGGCATCGCGACGTTCGGGACCGACCTGCGGTACCGCGTCCAGCTCCTCGGCACCGAGAGCCACGACGACGGCACCTGGCTGTGGGCTTGGGCCAACGAGGCCAGCAACCTCCCGCCGGCGCTACTGCATCTGGCCGGCTGGCTTCGCGAGTACGGGCACCGCCAAGGGGTCGCCGAACTCACCGAACCCACGTTCCCGCTCCAGCGCGCCGACGGACACCGCCTCGCCCTGCTGGCGTCCGGCCTGACCGGCCGCTGCTACTACCGCGGGCCGTACGACGGCGGCGCCGTCTTCTTCCACCTCGACGACGCCCCACCGCAGATCACCGCGCCGGTCCGGCCCGAGCGGGCGCTGACCGTCCTGACGCAGGTCCTTCAGTCCTTCCCGGTGGAGCACCGCGTCGCCGTCGAGTCGTTCCTGCACCAGCAGGGGTGGCGGCTGGATCGGGCGCCGATGTCGGTGACGGCGCAGGATCGGGGCGGGTCGGTCCTGCGTGTCGAGTTCGACGCGATGGGTCGGGTCAGCAACCTGTCGGGAACGGTCAGCCCGTAG
- a CDS encoding HAD-IIB family hydrolase: protein MNDLRVVAFDLDDTLAISKSQIDRRMAELLGHLLTEVDVLVISGGRFEQFQSQVLAHLDLTEEQRDRLHLMPTCGTRYYRWSDGDWRQVYAEDLTEADKARVVAALTESAQALGLWEAKTWGDIIEDRGSQITFSALGQSAPPAEKYGWDPDGDKKRRLRDAVAAKLPDLEVRGGGSTSIDVTRKGVDKAYGMRKLLEHLDLKIDNVLFVGDRLDVGGNDYPVKAMGIRCVAVTRWEETADYVEKLVDDLVKQRAERA from the coding sequence GTGAACGATCTTCGAGTGGTGGCGTTCGATCTCGACGACACCCTGGCGATTTCCAAGTCCCAGATCGATCGTCGGATGGCGGAGTTGCTCGGCCACCTGCTCACCGAGGTGGACGTGCTGGTCATCTCCGGTGGCCGGTTCGAGCAGTTCCAGTCGCAGGTGCTCGCCCACCTCGACCTCACCGAGGAGCAGCGCGACCGGCTGCACCTGATGCCGACCTGCGGCACCCGCTACTACCGCTGGTCCGACGGGGACTGGCGGCAGGTCTACGCGGAGGACCTGACCGAGGCCGACAAGGCCCGTGTCGTCGCCGCGCTGACCGAGTCGGCGCAGGCGCTGGGCCTGTGGGAGGCGAAGACCTGGGGCGACATCATCGAGGACCGGGGCAGCCAGATCACGTTCTCCGCGCTGGGGCAGTCCGCCCCGCCGGCCGAGAAGTACGGCTGGGATCCGGACGGCGACAAGAAGCGGCGGCTGCGGGACGCGGTCGCGGCGAAGCTGCCCGACCTGGAGGTGCGTGGCGGCGGCTCGACCTCGATCGACGTCACCCGCAAGGGCGTCGACAAGGCGTACGGCATGCGGAAGCTGCTGGAACACCTGGACCTGAAGATCGACAACGTGCTCTTCGTGGGTGACCGCCTGGACGTGGGTGGCAACGACTACCCGGTCAAGGCGATGGGCATCCGCTGCGTCGCGGTCACCCGCTGGGAGGAGACCGCCGACTACGTCGAGAAGCTCGTCGACGACCTGGTGAAGCAGCGCGCCGAGCGCGCCTGA
- a CDS encoding ATP-dependent Clp protease proteolytic subunit gives MGGIWMLDEGQPAFGDRVFERLLKERIIFLGTEVTDASANQICAQILLLAAEDAERDIFLYINSPGGSVSAGMAVYDTMRYVKNDVATLALGMAGSMGQFLLCAGAAGKRFALPHSRIMMHQPSGGMGGTAADITIQAENMLHVKRTMQELIAQHSGRTLEEIQRDWDRDRWFTAEQAREYGLVDQVLTRVDQLAA, from the coding sequence ATGGGTGGCATCTGGATGCTCGACGAGGGACAGCCGGCGTTCGGCGACCGGGTCTTCGAGCGGCTGCTGAAGGAGCGGATCATCTTCCTCGGCACCGAGGTCACCGACGCGTCGGCCAACCAGATCTGCGCGCAGATCCTGCTCCTCGCGGCCGAGGACGCGGAGCGCGACATCTTCCTCTACATCAACTCGCCGGGTGGTTCGGTCAGCGCCGGCATGGCCGTCTACGACACCATGCGGTACGTCAAGAACGACGTGGCGACGCTGGCGCTCGGGATGGCCGGCTCGATGGGCCAGTTCCTGCTCTGCGCCGGGGCGGCGGGCAAGCGGTTCGCGCTGCCGCACTCGCGGATCATGATGCACCAGCCGTCCGGCGGGATGGGCGGCACCGCCGCGGACATCACCATCCAGGCCGAGAACATGCTGCACGTGAAGCGCACCATGCAGGAGCTGATCGCCCAGCACAGCGGGCGGACGCTGGAGGAGATCCAGCGCGACTGGGACCGCGACCGCTGGTTCACCGCCGAGCAGGCCCGCGAGTACGGCCTCGTCGACCAGGTGCTCACCCGCGTCGACCAGCTCGCGGCGTGA
- a CDS encoding helix-turn-helix domain-containing protein, with amino-acid sequence MSLLRRVIGGVLRRTRLRQGRTLREVALAAGVSLPYLSEVERGRKEASSEVLAAICRALGIHLADLLEEARDELRRERPAPVGPGVSAARFDRVPTARTGPQLRVGPPRLSVTRRPAVSPRPPVTRRPAVSLRPHVGRRPVTATPLLGGALRPFGLVPAPLGAPLDAATPIGFAGSIRIWPTPSAPAVRPRPRTSVTVARRRARAGRRRPVAA; translated from the coding sequence ATGTCGTTGCTGCGACGCGTGATCGGCGGGGTGCTCCGGCGCACCCGCCTACGCCAGGGCCGCACGCTGCGCGAGGTGGCCCTGGCCGCCGGCGTCTCCCTGCCCTACCTCTCCGAGGTCGAACGCGGCCGCAAGGAGGCCTCCTCCGAGGTGCTGGCCGCGATCTGCCGCGCGCTCGGCATCCACCTCGCCGACCTGCTCGAAGAGGCCCGCGACGAGCTGCGCCGGGAGCGTCCGGCCCCGGTCGGCCCCGGGGTCTCGGCGGCCCGCTTCGACCGGGTGCCGACCGCCCGCACCGGGCCACAGCTGCGGGTCGGCCCGCCGCGGCTGTCCGTCACGCGCCGCCCGGCCGTGTCGCCCCGCCCACCAGTGACCCGCCGGCCCGCCGTCTCGCTCCGGCCGCACGTCGGCCGCCGCCCGGTCACCGCCACGCCGCTGCTGGGCGGCGCGCTGCGGCCCTTCGGCCTGGTGCCGGCGCCGCTCGGTGCGCCTCTCGACGCCGCCACGCCGATCGGGTTCGCCGGCAGCATCCGGATCTGGCCGACTCCCTCCGCCCCGGCCGTCCGCCCCCGTCCGCGTACCTCCGTCACTGTCGCCCGGCGGCGAGCCCGCGCGGGCCGGCGGCGGCCGGTCGCCGCGTAG
- a CDS encoding potassium channel family protein, which produces MIHFPAQRRGPLSALSLRLLAALGLVFATVAVVWLDRDGYRDVDESGLSLLDCFYYVVVSLSTTGYGDITPVSSSARLANVLFITPARVLFLIILVGTTLEVLTEQYRTGRRLSRWRRTVKDHVIICGYGTKGRSAVSALLENGTDKSKIVVVERSGPALRQATSNGLVTIEGSATRSSVLEQAHIRTAKSVIIATDSDDASVLVALTVRQLTAGQVRIIAAVREAENAPLLKQSGAHHVIVSSATAGRLLGLSTSAPPLIDVVEDLLTPGQGMALAMRSAERDEVGRSPRELESLVIALVRRGKVVTLNDRAGAVIETGDMLVHVRDDRPQATTAI; this is translated from the coding sequence GTGATCCATTTTCCCGCGCAACGGCGGGGGCCGCTGAGCGCGCTGAGTCTGCGCCTGCTCGCCGCCCTCGGCCTGGTCTTCGCCACGGTGGCGGTGGTCTGGCTCGACCGCGACGGCTACCGCGACGTGGACGAGAGCGGCCTGAGCCTGCTCGACTGCTTCTACTACGTGGTGGTCTCGCTCTCCACCACCGGGTACGGCGACATCACCCCGGTCAGTTCGTCGGCGCGGCTGGCGAACGTCCTGTTCATCACCCCCGCCCGGGTGCTGTTCCTGATCATCCTGGTCGGCACCACCCTGGAAGTCCTGACCGAGCAGTACCGCACCGGCCGTCGCCTGTCGCGGTGGAGGAGAACCGTGAAGGACCACGTCATCATCTGCGGCTACGGCACCAAGGGCCGCAGCGCGGTCTCCGCCCTGCTGGAGAACGGCACGGACAAGTCCAAGATCGTGGTGGTCGAGCGGAGCGGGCCGGCGCTGCGGCAGGCCACCTCCAACGGGCTGGTGACGATCGAGGGTTCGGCGACCCGCTCGTCGGTGCTGGAGCAGGCGCACATCCGTACCGCGAAGTCGGTCATCATCGCGACGGACAGCGACGACGCGTCGGTGCTGGTGGCGCTCACGGTCCGGCAGCTCACCGCCGGTCAGGTACGCATCATCGCGGCGGTCCGGGAGGCGGAGAACGCGCCGCTGCTCAAGCAGAGCGGCGCGCACCACGTGATCGTCTCGTCGGCCACGGCCGGGCGGCTGCTCGGCCTGTCCACCTCGGCCCCGCCCCTGATCGACGTGGTGGAGGACCTGCTCACCCCGGGTCAGGGCATGGCGCTGGCCATGCGGTCGGCCGAGCGCGACGAGGTGGGGCGCTCCCCGCGTGAGCTGGAGTCGCTGGTCATCGCGCTGGTCCGCCGGGGCAAGGTGGTCACGCTCAACGACCGCGCCGGCGCGGTGATCGAGACCGGTGACATGCTCGTCCACGTCCGGGACGACCGGCCGCAGGCCACCACCGCGATCTGA
- a CDS encoding MarR family winged helix-turn-helix transcriptional regulator, which yields MSAAPVEESERRSGPLLDHLARRMRLRSESVLAPLGLRPRHLVALTVLRDAGGISQQALAGTLQIDSTNVVGLLNDLEADGLAERRRSPEDRRRHEVRLTEAGTKRLREAECALAGAEEEVLGALAPGERDLLYDLLRRATQGRSSTCGEVIAEGGPGAC from the coding sequence ATGTCCGCCGCACCGGTCGAGGAGTCCGAGCGCCGCTCCGGGCCTTTGCTCGACCACCTGGCCCGGCGGATGCGGCTGCGCTCGGAGTCGGTGCTCGCCCCGCTGGGCCTGCGCCCCCGCCACCTGGTGGCGCTCACCGTGCTGCGCGACGCCGGCGGAATCAGCCAGCAGGCGCTCGCCGGCACGCTCCAGATCGACAGCACGAACGTGGTCGGCCTGCTCAACGACCTGGAGGCGGACGGCCTGGCCGAGCGCCGCCGCTCCCCGGAGGACCGCCGCCGGCACGAGGTACGCCTCACCGAGGCGGGCACGAAGCGACTGCGCGAGGCGGAGTGCGCGCTCGCCGGGGCGGAGGAGGAGGTCCTCGGCGCGCTGGCTCCGGGCGAGCGGGACCTGCTCTACGACCTGCTGCGACGGGCCACCCAGGGCCGGTCGTCGACCTGCGGCGAAGTGATCGCGGAGGGCGGCCCGGGCGCCTGCTGA
- a CDS encoding FMN-dependent NADH-azoreductase yields MAHLLHIDSSITGERSVSRRLTARAADAWRAAHPDGTVTYRDLGQNPLPHLDTASGLARMVPPDQHTPEQQASWRLTEEVVAEVKRADTVLLGLPLYNYGPPSSVKSWVDHLIAPGIAYDPVTNAGLLGDRQFVVLVSRGGGYGAGTPREGWDHAEPWLPHGLSLTGLEPRFICAELTLAPVNPAMAELIPLFEQSLAAAERAVDELWVPASAAA; encoded by the coding sequence ATGGCTCACCTGTTGCACATCGACTCGAGCATCACCGGGGAGCGGTCGGTCAGCCGGCGGCTCACCGCCCGCGCCGCCGACGCGTGGCGCGCCGCCCATCCGGACGGCACCGTCACCTACCGCGACCTGGGTCAGAACCCGCTTCCGCACCTCGACACGGCGAGCGGCCTCGCGCGCATGGTGCCGCCGGATCAGCACACGCCCGAGCAGCAGGCGTCCTGGCGGCTGACCGAGGAGGTCGTGGCCGAGGTGAAGCGGGCCGACACGGTCCTGCTCGGGCTCCCGCTCTACAACTACGGCCCGCCCAGCAGCGTGAAGTCCTGGGTCGACCACCTGATCGCCCCCGGCATCGCGTACGACCCGGTCACGAACGCCGGGCTGCTCGGCGACCGCCAGTTCGTCGTCCTGGTCAGCCGCGGCGGCGGGTACGGCGCGGGCACCCCGCGGGAGGGCTGGGACCACGCCGAGCCGTGGCTGCCGCACGGCCTCTCCCTGACCGGGCTGGAGCCGCGGTTCATCTGCGCCGAGCTGACCCTGGCCCCGGTCAACCCGGCCATGGCCGAGCTGATCCCGCTGTTCGAGCAGAGCCTCGCCGCGGCCGAGCGGGCCGTCGACGAGCTGTGGGTGCCCGCCTCGGCGGCCGCCTGA
- a CDS encoding 2-oxoacid:ferredoxin oxidoreductase subunit beta yields the protein MPEPVALKLTAKDFKSDQEVRWCPGCGDYAILAAVQGFMPELNIPRENIVFVSGIGCSSRFPYYMNTYGMHSIHGRAPAIATGLSVSRPDLSVWVVTGDGDALSIGGNHLIHALRRNVNLKILLFNNRIYGLTKGQYSPTSEVGKITKSTPVGSADAPFNPLSLALGAEATFVARTIDSDRKHLQSVLRAAAQHEGSAFVEIYQNCNIFNDGAFDPLKEPATRDDFLIRLEHGQPITFGKDGQFCVVHPPGGFGLEVRETTNTPADEIVVHDAGVADPAYAFALSRLPGLDLSNTPIGVFRSVDRPSYDSVVQEQVAAAKATVDQTPEQQLSALLGSGDTWTIL from the coding sequence ATGCCTGAGCCCGTCGCCCTCAAGCTCACCGCCAAGGACTTCAAGTCCGACCAGGAGGTGCGCTGGTGCCCCGGTTGCGGTGACTACGCCATCCTGGCGGCCGTACAGGGCTTCATGCCGGAGCTGAACATCCCCCGGGAGAACATCGTCTTCGTCTCGGGCATCGGCTGCTCGTCGCGCTTCCCGTACTACATGAACACGTACGGGATGCACTCGATCCACGGCCGCGCCCCGGCGATCGCCACCGGCCTGTCGGTGTCCCGGCCGGACCTGTCGGTCTGGGTGGTCACCGGTGACGGCGACGCGCTCTCCATCGGCGGCAACCACCTGATCCACGCGCTGCGCCGCAACGTGAACCTGAAGATCCTGCTGTTCAACAACCGGATCTACGGGCTGACCAAGGGCCAGTACTCGCCCACCTCCGAGGTCGGCAAGATCACCAAGTCGACGCCGGTCGGGTCGGCGGACGCCCCGTTCAACCCGCTGTCGCTGGCGCTCGGCGCCGAGGCGACGTTCGTGGCCCGGACGATCGACTCGGATCGCAAGCACCTCCAGTCGGTGCTGCGGGCCGCCGCCCAGCACGAGGGTTCGGCGTTCGTGGAGATCTACCAGAACTGCAACATCTTCAACGACGGCGCGTTCGACCCGCTGAAGGAGCCGGCCACCCGGGACGACTTCCTGATCCGGCTGGAGCACGGGCAGCCGATCACGTTCGGCAAGGACGGGCAGTTCTGCGTCGTCCACCCGCCCGGTGGCTTCGGGCTGGAGGTCCGAGAGACCACGAACACCCCGGCCGACGAGATCGTCGTGCACGACGCGGGCGTGGCCGACCCCGCGTACGCGTTCGCGCTGTCCCGCCTGCCCGGCCTGGACCTGAGCAACACCCCGATCGGGGTGTTCCGGTCGGTGGACCGTCCCTCCTACGACAGCGTGGTGCAGGAGCAGGTCGCGGCCGCCAAGGCCACCGTCGACCAGACCCCGGAGCAGCAGCTCTCCGCGCTGCTCGGCAGCGGCGACACCTGGACGATCCTCTGA
- a CDS encoding 2-oxoacid:acceptor oxidoreductase subunit alpha has translation MTKQIRQLDRVVIRFAGDSGDGMQLTGDRFTSETAQLGNDISTLPNFPAEIRAPAGTLPGVSSFQVHFADYDILTPGDAPNVLVAMNPAALKANLADLPRGADIIVNTDEFTRRNLAKVGYAASPLDDDSLAGYAVHPVALTSMTIGALAEHDVSKKDAERAKNMFALGLLSWMYSRPYESTLRFLERKFAARPELVAANVAAFRAGWNFGETTEDFSVRYEVKPAKMLPGTYRNITGNAALSLGLVAAGVRSGLPVFLGAYPITPASDILHELSKHKKFGVVTMQAEDEIAAVGAALGASYGGSLGVTTTSGPGVALKSETISLAVALELPLVIVDVQRAGPSTGMPTKTEQADLNMALYGRHGEAPVAVIAPKSPSDCFHAALEAARIALTYRTPVILLSDNYVANGSEPWLLPDVESLPDLRVEFATEPNGEDGTTFLPYLRDPQTLARPWAVPGTAGLEHRIGGLEKADKTGDISYDPANHDFMVRTRAARIETIPVPDVEVEDPDGDARVLVLGWGSTYGPIGAACRGLRQRGLSVAQAHLRHLAPMPANLGEVLGRYDKVVVPEMNLGQLAHVIRAKYLVDAIGYNQVRGLPFTAAELETMLEEVLKNA, from the coding sequence GTGACCAAGCAGATCCGTCAGCTGGACCGGGTGGTCATCCGGTTCGCCGGTGACTCCGGCGACGGCATGCAGCTCACCGGCGACCGGTTCACCTCGGAGACGGCGCAACTGGGCAACGACATCTCCACGTTGCCCAACTTCCCCGCCGAGATCCGCGCTCCCGCCGGGACTCTGCCCGGCGTGTCGAGCTTCCAGGTGCACTTCGCCGACTACGACATCCTGACCCCGGGTGACGCGCCGAACGTGCTGGTGGCGATGAACCCGGCCGCGCTGAAGGCCAACCTGGCCGACCTGCCGCGCGGGGCCGACATCATCGTCAACACCGACGAGTTCACCCGGCGCAACCTGGCGAAGGTCGGCTACGCGGCCAGCCCGCTCGACGACGACTCGCTCGCCGGGTACGCGGTGCACCCGGTGGCGCTCACCTCGATGACGATCGGCGCGCTGGCCGAGCACGACGTGTCCAAGAAGGACGCCGAGCGGGCCAAGAACATGTTCGCGCTCGGGTTGCTGAGCTGGATGTACTCCCGTCCGTACGAGTCCACGCTGCGCTTCCTGGAGCGCAAGTTCGCGGCCCGCCCCGAGCTGGTGGCGGCGAACGTGGCAGCGTTCCGGGCCGGCTGGAACTTCGGCGAGACCACCGAGGACTTCTCCGTCCGGTACGAGGTCAAGCCCGCCAAGATGCTGCCGGGCACGTACCGGAACATCACCGGCAACGCGGCGCTGTCGCTGGGCCTGGTGGCCGCCGGGGTGCGCTCCGGGCTGCCGGTGTTCCTCGGCGCGTACCCGATCACGCCGGCCTCGGACATCCTGCACGAGCTGAGCAAGCACAAGAAGTTCGGCGTGGTCACCATGCAGGCCGAGGACGAGATCGCCGCGGTCGGTGCGGCGCTCGGCGCGTCGTACGGCGGCTCACTCGGCGTGACCACCACGAGCGGTCCGGGTGTGGCGCTCAAGAGCGAGACGATCTCCCTGGCGGTGGCGCTGGAACTGCCGCTGGTCATCGTCGACGTGCAGCGGGCCGGGCCGTCCACCGGCATGCCCACCAAGACCGAGCAGGCCGACCTGAACATGGCCCTGTACGGCCGGCACGGCGAGGCGCCGGTCGCGGTGATCGCGCCGAAGTCGCCGTCGGACTGCTTCCACGCGGCGCTGGAGGCGGCCCGGATCGCGCTGACCTACCGCACCCCGGTGATCCTGCTGTCGGACAACTACGTCGCCAACGGCTCCGAGCCGTGGCTGCTGCCCGATGTGGAGTCGCTGCCCGACCTGCGGGTCGAGTTCGCCACCGAGCCCAACGGCGAGGACGGCACCACGTTCCTGCCGTACCTGCGGGATCCGCAGACGCTGGCCCGCCCGTGGGCGGTGCCCGGCACAGCCGGTCTGGAGCACCGGATCGGCGGCCTGGAGAAGGCCGACAAGACCGGCGACATCTCGTACGACCCGGCGAACCACGACTTCATGGTGCGGACCCGGGCGGCCCGCATCGAGACCATCCCGGTGCCGGACGTCGAGGTGGAGGACCCGGACGGCGACGCCCGGGTGCTGGTGCTGGGCTGGGGCTCGACGTACGGGCCGATCGGCGCCGCCTGCCGTGGCCTGCGCCAGCGCGGGCTCTCGGTGGCCCAGGCCCACCTGCGGCACCTGGCCCCGATGCCGGCGAACCTCGGCGAGGTGCTGGGCCGCTACGACAAGGTGGTCGTACCGGAGATGAACCTCGGCCAGCTCGCCCACGTGATCCGGGCGAAGTACCTGGTCGACGCGATCGGCTACAACCAGGTCCGCGGCCTGCCGTTCACGGCCGCCGAGCTGGAGACGATGCTGGAAGAGGTCCTGAAGAATGCCTGA
- a CDS encoding NADH-quinone oxidoreductase subunit A, which translates to MTGYLGSYATLGLLLLAAVLFFVTAFSANRVLRPSRPAEPWGKRASYECGLDPVGGDWAQMQIRYYVYAYLYVLFAVEAVFLFPWALVFDRPGFGAATVVEMGVFVAIVALGILYAWRRGVLRWT; encoded by the coding sequence GTGACCGGATATCTCGGCTCGTACGCCACGCTCGGTCTGCTGCTGCTCGCCGCCGTGCTCTTCTTCGTGACGGCGTTCTCCGCGAACCGGGTGTTACGTCCGAGCCGTCCGGCCGAGCCGTGGGGCAAGCGGGCCTCGTACGAGTGCGGTCTCGACCCGGTCGGCGGCGACTGGGCCCAGATGCAGATCCGGTACTACGTCTACGCGTATCTCTACGTGCTCTTCGCGGTCGAGGCGGTGTTCCTGTTCCCGTGGGCCCTGGTCTTCGACCGGCCCGGCTTCGGCGCCGCCACCGTCGTGGAGATGGGCGTCTTCGTGGCGATCGTCGCGCTCGGCATCCTCTACGCCTGGCGGCGCGGCGTCCTGCGCTGGACCTGA
- the folP gene encoding dihydropteroate synthase: MTGALRLGGRAFGPGELVVMAIVNRTPDSFFDRGATFAQDSALRAVERAVDEGAEIIDIGGVKAGPGDEVDVAEEIRRTVDTIAAVRSAFPDVVVSIDTWRAEVAVEAVAAGADLLNDTWSGADPALARVAAATGAGLVCSHAGGLAPRTRPHRAAFDDVVADVVGTVTGLAERAVGLGVRRDGILIDPAHDFGKNTRHSLEITRRLAELTDTGWPLLVALSNKDFIGETLDLPVPERLEGTLAATAVSAWLGARVFRAHQVRETRRVLDMVASIRGDRPPAVTRRGLA; the protein is encoded by the coding sequence ATGACCGGGGCGTTGCGGCTGGGCGGACGGGCGTTCGGCCCCGGTGAGCTGGTGGTGATGGCGATCGTCAACCGCACCCCGGACTCGTTCTTCGACCGCGGCGCCACATTCGCCCAGGACAGCGCGCTGCGCGCGGTGGAACGCGCGGTGGACGAGGGCGCCGAGATCATCGACATCGGCGGGGTGAAGGCCGGGCCGGGCGACGAGGTGGACGTGGCCGAGGAGATCCGCCGGACGGTGGACACCATCGCGGCGGTCCGGTCCGCCTTCCCCGACGTGGTCGTCTCCATCGACACCTGGCGTGCCGAGGTGGCCGTGGAGGCGGTCGCGGCCGGCGCGGACCTGCTCAACGACACCTGGTCGGGGGCGGACCCCGCGCTGGCCCGGGTCGCCGCGGCGACCGGCGCCGGCCTGGTCTGCTCGCACGCGGGAGGACTCGCCCCGCGTACCCGGCCGCACCGGGCCGCCTTCGACGACGTGGTGGCCGACGTGGTCGGCACCGTGACCGGGCTGGCCGAGCGTGCGGTCGGGCTGGGTGTGCGCCGGGACGGCATCCTGATCGACCCGGCGCACGACTTCGGCAAGAACACCCGGCACTCGCTGGAGATCACCAGGCGGCTGGCGGAGCTGACCGACACCGGCTGGCCGCTGCTGGTGGCCCTGTCGAACAAGGACTTCATCGGCGAGACGCTCGACCTGCCGGTGCCCGAGCGGCTGGAGGGGACGCTCGCCGCCACGGCGGTCTCGGCCTGGCTCGGCGCCCGGGTGTTCCGCGCCCACCAGGTCCGCGAGACCCGCCGGGTGCTGGACATGGTGGCGTCCATCCGGGGCGACCGGCCGCCGGCGGTGACCCGCCGCGGGCTGGCCTGA
- a CDS encoding DivIVA domain-containing protein yields MGEVLLLLVVALTVAAVVFGVTVLVSGKDPGLTPAEPDGRAVPLPGSRPLDESDVSDVRFDTALRGYRMSQVDAALRRAAYDIGYKTELIGVLEAENAALRDGRTEDADALRRAREEAAATRPETEQAPDPSTPEPVVIDLSAPEPPARTDTDGQPGRTDADGRAGRAPAEAGVAEAPAAAATEDTVSPANGIAAGPADDDRERGSVVRSESA; encoded by the coding sequence ATGGGTGAGGTTCTGCTCCTCTTGGTCGTCGCGCTGACCGTCGCGGCTGTGGTGTTCGGGGTGACGGTGCTCGTCTCCGGCAAGGATCCGGGCCTCACGCCGGCCGAGCCGGACGGGCGGGCCGTGCCCCTGCCCGGCAGCCGTCCGCTCGACGAGTCGGACGTGTCCGACGTCCGCTTCGACACGGCGCTGCGCGGCTACCGGATGAGCCAGGTCGACGCGGCGCTGCGCCGGGCGGCGTACGACATCGGCTACAAGACCGAGCTGATCGGCGTCCTGGAGGCGGAGAACGCGGCCCTGCGGGACGGGCGTACCGAGGACGCCGACGCGCTGCGCCGGGCGCGCGAGGAGGCCGCCGCGACCCGTCCCGAGACCGAGCAGGCACCCGACCCGTCCACCCCCGAGCCGGTGGTGATCGACCTGTCCGCGCCCGAGCCGCCGGCCCGGACCGACACCGACGGGCAGCCGGGCCGCACCGACGCCGACGGCCGGGCCGGACGCGCCCCGGCCGAGGCGGGCGTGGCGGAGGCCCCCGCCGCGGCGGCGACCGAGGACACCGTCTCCCCGGCGAACGGGATCGCGGCCGGTCCGGCCGACGACGACCGGGAGCGCGGTTCGGTGGTCCGCTCGGAGTCGGCGTGA
- a CDS encoding SRPBCC family protein gives MTGVGRPADDFTEASRRGAAEVTATVIVEAPADRVFAALTAWERQSDWIPLTRVRVVEGDGGEGSLVEAVTALGPAVLRDEMRVVRVDAPYEVGVVHCGKLLRGPGVLRCTPMDRDRTQVVWHEWFHLPGGAAGRVAWPVLWPGSKFSLTQALKKFARLVEQGRLP, from the coding sequence GTGACCGGCGTCGGCCGGCCGGCCGACGACTTCACCGAGGCGTCCCGCCGGGGCGCCGCCGAGGTCACCGCCACGGTGATCGTCGAGGCCCCGGCCGACCGGGTGTTCGCCGCGCTCACCGCATGGGAGCGGCAGTCGGACTGGATCCCGCTGACCCGGGTGCGGGTGGTCGAGGGCGACGGCGGCGAGGGGAGCCTGGTCGAGGCGGTCACCGCGCTCGGCCCGGCCGTGCTCCGCGACGAGATGCGTGTGGTCCGGGTCGACGCGCCCTACGAGGTCGGCGTGGTGCACTGCGGCAAACTGCTGCGCGGCCCCGGCGTGCTGCGCTGCACCCCGATGGACCGCGACCGCACGCAGGTGGTCTGGCACGAGTGGTTCCACCTGCCGGGCGGGGCGGCCGGCCGGGTGGCGTGGCCGGTGCTCTGGCCCGGCTCGAAGTTCAGCCTCACCCAGGCGCTGAAGAAGTTCGCCCGGCTGGTCGAGCAGGGCCGCCTGCCCTGA